One part of the Odontesthes bonariensis isolate fOdoBon6 chromosome 13, fOdoBon6.hap1, whole genome shotgun sequence genome encodes these proteins:
- the LOC142397484 gene encoding matrix-remodeling-associated protein 5: MVLWWCTKSICRLAAAWFPLLFSSLLLQTIAPVHGVPFCPRSCSCPGVKEVHCTFRHLTTIPKAFPKGTERLNLGYNSLTEVEGSELRSLRQLEMLMLHGNDISTVHPGAFYSQRSLQILKLSYNKLTSVNPGLFEGLVGLVRLHLDHNLIDFIEPYTFSGLTSLKLLQLEGNLLKEIHPHTFITVSILGSFWTSGLKHLHLSDNLLEQLPAAALKTASRLELLTLHGNPWSCDCQLHWLVEWSTTHEGVVKCKKERGSSETCPQCSFPQHLNGTQLLGLVADKLTCERPILHSPLKQWDNPVWAESEAEPDVPYTRDLEKPLGHLTIVLSDSHGNNAHVACDVRHPGDSSPMTWSVNPRSPGELSVNVTLMTVLECEIDREMLQNLWQLVAYYYESPAILERGQLRGNTSGLTYQYVQAVNENSPYFTELKGYLVAEPSWLLQPRVTLKLNRQQTTTKKLVMDYTTLITEDLNSHRGQEDDNDFTTSWALIRRGTAGRIQSAIDGSKVLLECSVITSDPEVKVEWMLPDLSTVEDATDKIEISERGQLVILNATLSDSGLYHCVIRTKAGVDMMSLRLTIKERSLGPTAFNGQKIIVRKGNSLSLPCEVTSVQPSQTMWYLPKNQVLLPTQQTRRAEVMENGTLVVKKLTQDDAGEYSCLASNLYGVDMLSHIVEVTGDKASDKSKIQTEREQPTLPLGVEEGEGSGQDYQEIKRPFATELPEKVGAPQRKPFFKRTRMRDSKRKPNKSVKELDPNRWAEILAKANARPSVALPTEQSLEEPSTVTVQTATILATTIVPTANNLHHITTPQYIETTKSAKYEGSETLENLPKVLQPASPVSTAPSQQDIDGIIEKVEAVTDPQITGTNQPIKQPENKHLGEGRRNSKFVPGWSNRRRPPHRQRKPPMRRIYPHLYHSSNKPQTTIRPVATTIPTTTTTTITTTTTTTTTTSAPTTTIAVPTTVEYNEALSEEYQIDDDDEYYEEYNYKVDLSNETPQNNQDPGRSITTSPSLTESGPHVGGQNLPNPETIATPKLDSPFLRIAKDPVNIEKTEIERVEMRQPTEENGRNNKNLVQQKEREDITPTEEQEKHRIATEGNEKDNSKIELVTQSYNVQDNIRLPAHNRPRPNIRPLPEKDTPARAKPTSTNMFSTRGREKEEVTQRENKMINKPTEKPEIHHFPIMEPLHPWLHQTNQGRGKTTNSRKTLTNQDRNAGRQGEMNPGRHSHPPRVPPTSRWPSQHHPQHYYPIYPSWPGQRSLPHPRQGPGSHPAATHRPWSLPHPWAHGSFVTNRPEITAETVKPTPAVPGTENSRFILSNHHPNQPFAPARDHLFLSRLRNRYRQAQLDRIVQLGRIATPKPRTNYYNPPPPVTRKPNTPTLQRPHSPKPPAPTAPHTYHLLPSNPTKPSYSSFYGFNPTPLPHHPTTSLALLGGGWPVGAGRVSSRHPTAAPPFPWLLGAGGGGMKPRITTVTTASVSVLAENDVFLPCKANGNPDPTIAWTKVSTGATIPANTKHGPRFEVFKNGTFVIRNIQLQDRGQYLCTAHNSFGSDRMVITLAVQTEAPKIQPPKSTEIAIYLGKSVTLDCLASGKPPAQISWILPDRTFVREVGTVHTLLFAISLLQNGTLQIHSANFSSKGDYKCIASNAAGADTITYHLHVAALPPSIGEGATDTVIIQTGRSVYVHCSVKGEPVPALKWMLPEGIHVKPSQFLGRRLFVFPNGTLFVKNLLPSDGGRYECLATNTVGIAKRTVQLEVREDSSSIFRQPPPLPIPPTHRHATPSLQHKVSAMYGSAVYLHCPESTGSSRGTVWQLPSKTILEHRYSPERPIKVFRNGTLRILQLTELDGGNYQCVFQRPNGEDMELFQLEVLMTPPRIEHVRTAQTRVTFGENFQVDCVATGLPDPEVSWSLPDGTLINNALQSDDSGLRSRRYVMFGNGTLLLQQIGKKDEGDYTCHAKNKLGKDERKVNVKVEPNAPQIGFKSQSLVTVKLGESAKLRCQATGEPTPRIMWLSPRKDVIPVSSDKFRIMEDGMLVVKKATLADEGKYACVARNSAGDDIKNMIVEVEPQEPFINNMKGKSTAKLLGISYQTALLDCRVEGKPAPKVWWITPYGHSLTTPYLGGRFQVHKNGSLELRGVRKADEGRYTCLAKNHLGEASLSVELEVASLAEKPSFAVPNIEILPIKQDGGELILECPARGKPNPEFLWVLPNGTMLPPGLRLQRFTHHFGNGTLQISQTIATDKGVYRCLAKNVAGQAEKRYALEAGRKPVIRGSTGGIKITYGLNLNLPCNVDGWQKASIAWTLPNGVVLDKPQTFGRISLLNNGTLQVRQVATFDKGTYICKASNTFGSSAFSYPVAVMVYPPRITSTLASITRVIRGTPVMLQCVANGIPKPDISWTLPGRTTLLPHNRYTVQGGIHMTEEGSLVIQNPVLTHSGIYKCNAKNALGTDFKSTYLQVV, from the exons ATGGTGCTGTGGTGGTGCACCAAAAGCATCTGCAGGTTGGCTGCAGCATGGTTTCCTCTGCTCTTCTCATCACTGCTTCTGCAAACG ATTGCCCCTGTCCACGGTGTCCCATTCTGTCCACGGAGCTGTAGCTGCCCAGGTGTCAAAGAGGTCCACTGCACGTTCCGACACCTCACCACCATACCAAAAGCCTTCCCTAAAGGCACAGAAAGGCTCAACCTGGG TTACAACAGCCTGACAGAGGTGGAGGGGTCAGAACTCAGGTCACTACGGCAGCTGGAAATGCTCATGTTGCACGGCAACGACATCAGCACAGTCCACCCTGGAGCGTTCTACAGCCAGAGGTCACTACAG aTCTTGAAGCTGAGTTACAACAAGCTAACATCTGTGAATCCTGGTCTGTTTGAGGGTCTTGTTGGTTTGGTCCGTCTCCACTTGGACCACAACCTTATAGACTTTATTGAACCCTACACCTTTTCTGGCCTGACTTCACTAAAACTCCTGCAACTGGAAGGGAACCTTCTCAAAGAGATCCACCCTCATACCTTTATAACCGTGTCAATACTAGGAAGCTTTTGGACTTCTGGACTTAA ACACCTACACCTATCAGACAACCTGCTGGAACAACTGCCTGCCGCAGCTCTAAAGACAGCTTCCAGACTCGAGCTCCTCACGCTACATGGTAATCCCTGGTCCTGTGACTGTCAGCTCCACTGGTTGGTGGAATGGAGCACCACACATGAAG GAGTAGTCAAATGTAAGAAGGAACGCGGCTCCAGTGAGACATGCCCTCAGTGCTCTTTTCCTCAACATCTGAATGGAACACAGTTGCTAGGGTTAGTGGCAGACAAGCTTACCTGTGAACGTCCAATTCTTCACTCCCCTCTCAAACAGTGGGACAATCCAGTGTGGGCTGaatcagaagcagagccagatgtCCCATACACTCGGGATTTAGAAAAACCTTTAGGCCACCTTACCATCGTTCTCTCGGACAGCCACGGAAACAATGCTCATGTGGCATGTGATGTGCGCCATCCAGGAGACAGTTCACCCATGACATGGAGTGTAAATCCACGGTCACCTGGGGAGTTGTCTGTAAATGTAACATTGATGACAGTCCTAGAGTGTGAGATTGATCGAGAAATGTTGCAAAATCTGTGGCAATTGGTTGCGTATTACTATGAAAGCCCAGCGATTTTGGAAAGAGGTCAGCTGAGAGGAAATACAAGCGGACTGACCTATCAGTATGTCCAGGCAGTAAATGAAAACTCCCCATATTTCACAGAGTTAAAAGGGTATTTGGTAGCAGAACCTTCATGGCTACTTCAACCCAGAGTCACTTTGAAGCTAAATAGGCAGcagacaacaacaaagaaactgGTTATGGATTACACTACTCTAATAACAGAGGACCTCAACAGTCATAGGGGGCAAGAGGATGATAATGACTTTACTACTTCTTGGGCACTAATTCGTAGAGGGACAGCTGGGCGGATTCAATCTGCTATCGATGGATCAAAGGTTCTTTTGGAGTGCAGTGTCATTACTTCTGATCCAGAGGTGAAAGTGGAGTGGATGCTTCCAGATTTGTCCACTGTGGAAGATGCTACGGATAAAATAGAAATTTCAGAAAGAGGGCAGCTTGTAATTTTAAATGCCACTCTATCTGACTCAGGTCTCTACCACTGTGTCATCAGAACCAAAGCCGGTGTGGACATGATGTCATTGAGACTTACCATCAAAGAACGTTCACTTGGTCCCACAGCTTTTAATGGTCAGAAAATTATAGTTAGGAAAGGgaactctctctctcttccttgTGAAGTGACCTCAGTTCAGCCTAGCCAAACCATGTGGTACCTGCCCAAAAACCAAGTTCTCCTCCCCACACAGCAGACGAGAAGggcagaagtgatggaaaatgGGACTTTGGTAGTAAAGAAGCTGACACAGGATGATGCAGGTGAATATAGCTGCTTGGCCTCCAATCTGTATGGAGTTGACATGCTGTCCCACATAGTGGAAGTCACAGGAGACAAGGCTTCAGATAAGTCCAAAATACAGACTGAAAGAGAGCAGCCAACCTTACCACTTGGTGTGGAGGAAGGAGAGGGTTCAGGACAAGATTATCAAGAAATTAAACGTCCTTTTGCTACAGAGCTTCCTGAAAAGGTAGGAGCACCACAAAGAAagcctttttttaaaaggacaCGGATGAGAGATTCAAAGAGAAAACCCAATAAATCTGTTAAGGAATTAGATCCAAATCGTTGGGCGGAGATATTGGCTAAAGCTAATGCTAGACCAAGTGTTGCTCTGCCAACAGAGCAGTCACTAGAGGAGCCCAGTACTGTCACAGTCCAAACTGCAACTATACTTGCAACTACAATTGTTCCTACTGCAAACAACTTACACCACATTACAACACCTCAATACATTGAGACAACAAAATCTGCCAAATATGAAGGATCTGAAACACTGGAAAATCTGCCAAAGGTTTTACAACCTGCTTCACCAGTAAGCACAGCACCATCCCAACAGGATATTGATGGGATCATTGAAAAAGTAGAGGCTGTCACAGACCCCCAAATTACTGGAACTAATCAACCCATCAAGCAACCAGAAAATAAGCACCTTGGTGAGGGAAGAAGAAACTCCAAATTTGTTCCTGGTTGGTCTAACAGGAGAAGGCCCCCTCACAGACAAAGAAAACCCCCAATGAGGAGAATCTATCCACATCTTTACCACTCATCAAACAAGCCCCAAACAACTATTCGACCAGTTGCAACTACCATTCCAACAACAACCACCACAACTATAACTACAACTACCACTACAACTACAACTACCTCTGCTCCTACAACAACAATAGCCGTTCCAACCACAGTGGAATACAATGAAGCCTTATCTGAGGAGTATCAGATAGACGATGACGACGAGTACTATGAGGAATATAACTACAAGGTAGATTTAAGCAATGAAACCCCTCAGAACAATCAAGATCCTGGACGAAGCATAACCACTTCTCCATCACTTACCGAAAGTGGTCCCCACGTAGGTGGACAAAATCTACCTAATCCAGAAACAATTGCCACTCCAAAGCTAGATAGTCCATTTCTAAGGATTGCCAAAGACCCTGTAAACATTGAGAAAACTGAGATAGAGAGGGTGGAGATGAGACAACCAACTGAGGAGAATGGCAGGAACAATAAAAATCTTGTCCAACAGAAAGAGAGGGAGGATATAACTCCAACGGAGGagcaagaaaaacacagaatagcTACAGAGGGCAATGAGAAAGACAACTCAAAAATAGAGTTGGTTACTCAGAGCTATAACGTGCAAGATAACATCAGGTTACCAGCACATAACAGACCAAGACCTAACATTCGACCTCTACCTGAAAAAGATACACCAGCCCGGGCAAAACCTACATCCACCAATATGTTTTCAACAAGaggcagagaaaaagaagaggtcacacagagagagaataAAATGATAAACAAGCCAACTGAAAAGCCCGAAATCCACCATTTCCCCATAATGGAGCCACTTCACCCTTGGCTTCACCAGACGAACCAGGGAAGAGGAAAAACTACCAATTCAAGGAAAACACTCACAAACCAAGATAGAAATGCAGGAAGACAGGGTGAAATGAATCCAGGAAGGCATTCCCACCCACCCAGAGTTCCTCCAACCTCCCGCTGGCCATCACAACACCATCCTCAACATTACTACCCCATCTACCCTTCCTGGCCAGGTCAAAGATCATTACCTCACCCGAGACAAG GTCCTGGGTCACACCCTGCAGCCACTCATCGACCTTGGTCTCTCCCCCACCCTTGGGCTCACGGCTCGTTTGTGACCAATCGACCAGAGATCACAGCTGAAACAGTAAAACCCACTCCTGCTGTTCCTGGAACAGAGAACTCCAGATTCATACTATCCAATCATCATCCAAATCAACCTTTCGCCCCAGCAAGAGATCATCTATTTCTATCAAGGCTGAGGAACAGATACAGACAG GCGCAGCTCGATCGCATCGTTCAGTTGGGGAGGATAGCGACACCCAAACCTCGCACTAACTACTACAATCCTCCACCCCCCGTCACACGTAAACCCAACACTCCAACCCTACAAAGGCCGCACAGCCCTAAACCGCCAGCACCCACTGCTCCTCACACGTACCACCTGCTGCCCTCAAACCCCACTAAACCTTCATATTCTTCATTCTACGGTTTCAACCCGACCCCTCTTCCTCACCACCCCACCACCTCTCTGGCTCTCCTTGGAGGTGGGTGGCCTGTTGGAG CAGGACGAGTCAGCTCTAGGCATCCCACAGCTGCACCTCCTTTCCCATGGCTGTTGGGGGCAGGAGGTGGAGGGATGAAACCCCGCATCACTACAGTGACCACAGCAAGTGTGTCAGTGCTGGCAGAGAATGATGTGTTCCTGCCATGCAAAGCTAATGGGAATCCTGATCCCACCATCGCTTGGACAAAGGTCTCCACAG GTGCCACCATCCCAGCCAACACCAAACACGGTCCCCGTTTTGAAGTCTTCAAAAATGGAACCTTTGTTATTAGAAATATCCAACTTCAGGATCGAGGGCAGTACCTGTGCACAGCCCACAACAGCTTTGGATCAGATCGGATGGTCATCACTTTAGCTGTTCAGACTGAAGCCCCCAAGATCCAACCGCCCAAGTCCACAGAGATAGCAATCTACTTAGGGAAAAGTGTGACTTTGGATTGCCTTGCCTCTGGAAAACCACCAGCCCAAATTTCCTGGATTCTCCCAGACAGGACATTTGTTCGAGAAGTCGGGACAGTTCACACTCTACTCTTTGCAATATCTCTGCTTCAGAATGGAACCCTGCAAATTCATTCTGCCAATTTCTCTAGCAAAGGGGACTATAAATGCATTGCAAGCAATGCAGCTGGCGCTGATACAATTACTTATCACCTCCACGTGGCAGCTCTGCCTCCAAGCATAGGTGAAGGAGCAACAGACACAGTGATCATTCAAACAG GCAGGAGTGTGTATGTTCACTGCTCTGTGAAGGGTGAGCCAGTGCCTGCTCTGAAATGGATGCTGCCAGAGGGCATCCACGTTAAACCATCACAGTTTCTCGGACGCAGGTTATTCGTCTTCCCCAACGGCACACTGTTTGTGAAGAATCTTCTGCCATCTGATGGAGGGAG GTACGAGTGTTTGGCCACTAATACAGTGGGAATCGCAAAAAGAACAGTTCAGCTGGAGGTGAGAGAAGATTCCTCCTCCATCTTCCGCcagcctcctcctcttcccaTCCCTCCTACCCACCGCCACGCCACTCCGTCACTCCAACATAAAGTCTCAGCTATGTATGGTTCTGCTGTCTACCTCCACTGTCCTGAGTCCACTGGATCCTCAAGAGGGACTGTCTGGCAGCTGCCTTCCAAGACCATCCTGGAGCATCGATACAG CCCAGAGAGACCAATTAAAGTTTTCCGTAATGGGACTCTAAGGATTCTACAGCTAACAGAGCTCGATGGTGGAAATTACCAGTGTGTCTTTCAGCGTCCCAATGGAGAAGACATGGAACTCTTCCAG TTAGAGGTGTTGATGACCCCTCCCAGAATTGAACATGTCAGGACTGCACAGACCAGGGTCACTTTTGGAGAAAATTTCCAG GTGGACTGTGTTGCAACTGGCCTCCCTGACCCGGAGGTTTCCTGGAGTCTTCCCGATGGAACTTTAATCAACAATGCTCTTCAATCAGATGACAGTGGCCTTCGTAGTCGCCGTTATGTCATGTTTGGGAATGGAACATTACTTCTGCAGCAGATAGGCAAAAAAGATGAGGGTGACTACACTTGCCATGCTAAGAACAAACTCGGcaaagatgaaagaaaagtGAATGTCAAAGTAGAACCAAATGCTCCACAAATTGGATTCAAATCACAATCACTGGTTACAGTAAAATTAGGGGAATCGGCTAAATTGAGGTGTCAGGCAACTGGGGAACCTACACCAAGAATCATGTGGCTCTCTCCACGAAAGGATGTAATACCAGTGTCATCAGACAAATTTAGGATTATGGAAGATGGGATGTTAGTTGTGAAGAAGGCGACTCTGGCCGATGAAGGGAAATATGCATGTGTGGCACGGAATTCAGCTGGTGATGATATCAAAAACATGATAGTTGAAGTTGAACCCCAGGAGCCTTTTATCAACAATATGAAAGGGAAGAGTACTGCAAAGCTTTTGGGTATTTCCTACCAAACAGCCCTTCTAGATTGCAGAGTGGAAGGAAAACCTGCACCAAAAGTCTGGTGGATAACTCCTTATGGTCATTCGCTCACAACACCCTACCTCGGAGGTCGCTTCCAAGTCCATAAAAATGGGAGCTTGGAACTGAGGGGGGTAAGGAAGGCAGATGAAGGCAGGTACACATGTCTAGCTAAAAACCATTTGGGTGAAGCCTCGCTTTCAGTTGAATTAGAGGTGGCATCGTTAGCTGAGAAACCTAGCTTTGCCGTTCCCAATATTGAAATCTTACCAATAAAGCAAGATGGAGGTGAATTGATCCTGGAGTGCCCTGCTCGTGGCAAGCCAAACCCAGAGTTTTTATGGGTGTTACCCAATGGGACGATGTTACCACCTGGTCTTAGACTTCAACGCTTCACCCACCATTTTGGTAACGGAACTCTGCAGATCTCTCAAACAATTGCAACTGATAAGGGAGTCTACAGGTGTCTGGCAAAAAATGTGGCAGGACAAGCAGAGAAACGTTATGCCCTGGAGGCTGGCAGAAAGCCAGTCATCAGAGGATCTACAG GTGGGATAAAGATCACTTATGGCCTCAATCTCAACCTTCCTTGCAATGTGGATGGCTGGCAGAAAGCATCAATCGCATGGACCCTACCCAATGGTGTTGTTTTGGACAAACCTCAGACCTTTGGCCGAATATCTCTCCTCAACAATGGCACCCTCCAAGTCAGGCAGGTGGCCACTTTTGACAAAGGAACATACATCTGCAAAGCCTCTAACACTTTTGGTTCATCAGCATTCTCCTACCCAGTCGCAGTGATGGTTTACCCACCACGGATCACCAGCACATTGGCCTCCATTACCAGGGTCATCCGGGGAACACCAGTGATGCTACAATGTGTCGCAAATGGTATCCCCAAGCCAGATATCTCATGGACGTTACCTGGGCGCACAACATTGCTTCCACATAACCGGTATACTGTGCAGGGAGGAATTCACATGACAGAGGAGGGTAGTCTAGTCATACAAAACCCTGTACTCACACACTCTGGTATTTACAAATGCAATGCTAAAAATGCCCTTGGAACAGATTTCAAATCAACATACCTACAAGTTGTATGA